A single genomic interval of bacterium HR34 harbors:
- the shpI gene encoding Neutral metalloprotease: protein MLKAKYFFIVLISSFLIYPFVSNAIFVGETKSFYVDKDFDDFEREKVDFILKRVGTKAYYFVDKSWYDNLPFSEKVKVDSNLAQIANEFDLKIYPQTTQTFGSEWTPGIDNDQRIFIVFHKLKDNSGGYFLNINESPVYQFPSSNEKEMIYLSSDILLNDNLRFIYSLISHEFLHLITFNQKERLQNKTEEVWLQEAISEAAPTILGYNNPYEGSLLESRVNQFLSYPFDSIVEWQNSIIDYSSVSVFVNYILDNYSANVFVDTLKSDSIGAVALHRSLLKNGGDNFFDVFMNWITASVLQDCNLNSKFCYKSDGLKEIKIIPKFIFLPSTTDTNLSLQYSIKPFSFSAYKIVAGEGKLSIEFVPKENDIFRVRFLSCVLNKCNSFKDFEVKNGESITFSVDDFSKDSYIIMIPVLETKIVGFSNFEPAKEFTLNISIENKSSENNNKEEQKKILLSKITELKAKLKELEAQLKELLKNDLTCTSIDIDLFYGMQNDYVKCLQEFLYLQEDDIYPEKLVTGYFGPLTLKAVKRFQEKYKDEILTPINLSYPTGYVGPMTRKKINELILGI from the coding sequence ATGCTAAAAGCTAAATACTTTTTTATAGTTTTAATAAGTTCTTTTTTAATATATCCTTTTGTTTCTAATGCTATTTTTGTTGGTGAAACCAAAAGTTTTTATGTTGATAAAGATTTCGATGATTTTGAAAGAGAAAAAGTTGATTTTATATTAAAGAGAGTTGGCACAAAAGCATATTATTTTGTTGATAAAAGTTGGTATGATAATCTGCCTTTTTCTGAAAAGGTAAAAGTCGATTCTAACTTAGCGCAAATCGCAAATGAGTTTGATTTAAAAATTTATCCTCAAACGACTCAAACATTTGGTTCTGAATGGACGCCCGGCATAGATAACGATCAAAGAATATTTATTGTTTTTCATAAACTTAAAGATAACAGTGGTGGTTATTTTTTAAATATAAACGAATCTCCTGTTTACCAGTTTCCAAGTTCAAACGAAAAAGAAATGATATATCTTTCTTCTGATATTTTATTAAACGATAATTTAAGGTTTATTTATAGTTTAATTTCTCACGAGTTTTTGCATCTTATAACATTTAATCAAAAAGAAAGACTTCAAAACAAAACAGAAGAGGTGTGGCTGCAAGAGGCAATTAGCGAAGCTGCTCCTACAATTTTAGGATATAATAATCCTTACGAAGGCAGCTTGTTGGAGAGTAGAGTTAATCAGTTTTTAAGTTATCCTTTTGATTCTATTGTTGAATGGCAAAATTCTATTATTGATTATTCTTCTGTAAGTGTGTTTGTAAATTATATATTAGATAATTATAGCGCAAATGTTTTTGTTGATACTTTAAAATCAGATTCTATTGGTGCCGTTGCCTTACATAGATCTTTGTTAAAAAATGGAGGAGATAATTTTTTTGATGTTTTTATGAATTGGATAACAGCCTCTGTATTGCAGGATTGTAATTTAAACAGTAAATTTTGCTATAAATCTGATGGCTTAAAAGAAATAAAAATTATTCCAAAATTTATATTTTTGCCATCAACCACAGATACAAATCTATCTTTGCAATATAGCATTAAGCCCTTTAGTTTTTCTGCCTACAAAATAGTTGCAGGAGAAGGTAAGTTGTCAATTGAGTTTGTCCCAAAGGAAAATGATATTTTTAGAGTAAGGTTTTTGAGTTGCGTTCTCAACAAATGCAATTCTTTTAAGGATTTTGAGGTTAAGAATGGAGAAAGTATAACTTTTTCTGTTGATGATTTTTCAAAAGACTCTTATATAATTATGATACCTGTTTTAGAAACAAAAATTGTTGGTTTTAGTAATTTTGAACCTGCAAAAGAGTTTACATTAAATATATCAATAGAAAATAAATCGTCAGAAAATAACAACAAAGAAGAGCAAAAGAAAATTCTTTTATCAAAAATAACAGAACTAAAAGCTAAATTAAAAGAATTAGAAGCGCAACTAAAAGAACTTTTAAAGAATGATTTAACTTGCACCTCAATTGATATTGATTTGTTTTATGGGATGCAAAATGATTATGTAAAATGTCTTCAAGAGTTTTTATATTTGCAAGAAGATGATATTTACCCAGAAAAATTAGTAACAGGGTATTTTGGGCCGCTTACGCTAAAAGCAGTTAAAAGATTTCAGGAAAAATATAAAGATGAAATTTTAACGCCAATAAATCTTTCTTACCCAACAGGTTATGTTGGTCCCATGACAAGAAAAAAGATAAATGAATTAATTTTAGGAATATAA
- the rplU gene encoding 50S ribosomal protein L21 gives MLAVIKTGGKQYLVKEGDVLQVEKIEAQEGDKIKINNVLLIAQGEENIKIGNPFVEGVYVEVVVLKHGKGEKKITFKYRPKERYKVKKGHRQPYTEIKIEKINA, from the coding sequence ATGTTGGCGGTAATTAAAACAGGAGGTAAACAATATTTAGTAAAAGAAGGCGATGTTTTGCAGGTGGAGAAAATTGAGGCTCAAGAAGGCGACAAAATTAAAATAAATAACGTTCTTTTGATTGCGCAAGGGGAAGAAAATATAAAAATAGGAAACCCTTTTGTTGAGGGTGTTTATGTTGAAGTTGTAGTTTTAAAGCATGGCAAAGGAGAGAAAAAAATAACATTTAAATATAGACCTAAAGAAAGATACAAAGTCAAAAAGGGCCACAGGCAACCTTATACTGAGATTAAAATAGAAAAGATAAACGCTTAA
- the yrbG gene encoding Inner membrane protein YrbG: MELIFESIVFLAGIFLIHYVSSRVVVILSQIAKFFKVKEFIVAFFLMAMAASLPNFFLGVNSALEGKPEISFGDVLGGNVIDLTLVVSLAVLLSNRNLPVRGVLVQQTIIFSTFIASLPVLLSFDGVLSRADGIILLSLFAFYTYWIFSKKERFKETYDGINGMAGMSLVDQIKLIFRDVGLLFLYVILMILASKIIVDSTIEIANILGVSLLSMGILVIAIGNAMPELYFSVIAARKGKSDIIIGDLIGAVIIPATLILGLVLLIHPIYLNGGTSFFLARIFMVLVAIFFLIGSLTGRVVTKKEAIFLLSVYFLFVIIEVIR, translated from the coding sequence ATGGAATTAATTTTTGAAAGTATTGTTTTTTTAGCAGGTATTTTTCTTATTCATTATGTTTCATCTAGAGTGGTTGTTATCCTTTCTCAAATAGCAAAGTTTTTTAAGGTTAAAGAATTTATTGTTGCATTTTTTTTAATGGCGATGGCAGCATCTCTGCCTAATTTTTTTCTTGGTGTAAATTCTGCTTTAGAGGGTAAGCCTGAAATATCATTCGGAGATGTTTTGGGAGGTAATGTTATAGATCTTACATTAGTTGTTAGTTTGGCTGTTTTATTATCAAATAGAAATTTGCCTGTAAGAGGAGTTTTAGTGCAACAGACAATAATTTTTTCAACCTTTATCGCCTCTTTGCCTGTTTTGCTAAGTTTTGATGGAGTGCTATCTCGAGCAGACGGAATAATTTTGCTATCTCTTTTTGCTTTTTATACATATTGGATTTTTTCTAAAAAAGAAAGGTTTAAAGAAACTTATGATGGTATCAATGGTATGGCTGGTATGTCTTTAGTTGATCAAATTAAGTTAATTTTTAGAGATGTAGGATTATTATTTCTTTACGTTATTTTAATGATATTAGCATCAAAAATTATTGTTGATTCTACTATTGAAATTGCAAATATATTAGGTGTGAGCCTTCTGTCTATGGGTATTTTGGTAATTGCTATTGGAAATGCTATGCCAGAGTTATACTTTTCTGTTATTGCTGCCAGAAAAGGTAAAAGTGATATTATTATTGGAGATTTAATTGGCGCTGTTATAATTCCAGCAACCCTTATTTTGGGTTTAGTTCTTTTAATTCATCCTATATATTTGAACGGAGGAACATCCTTTTTTTTGGCAAGGATATTTATGGTTTTAGTTGCTATATTTTTCCTTATCGGTTCTTTAACAGGAAGGGTTGTAACCAAAAAAGAAGCTATATTTTTGCTTTCTGTTTATTTTCTATTTGTTATAATAGAAGTAATAAGATAA
- the ftsI gene encoding Peptidoglycan D,D-transpeptidase FtsI: MRINFTFYLPLILFLLIWALLLYKIADVQIINKDYYKALALGQISTYFNNSGERGDILASNGELLATDAYFKNLYLDKDKANENTYKFLKELGFEINEKDVIDFPSSLYLVEERLPEKKVEEVNKKAKEKGIEGIIIRTESARFYPSKYVASKVLGFVNKDGIGEYGIEKAMQEYLKGEQISNFDVDVSPLLTKKLAKGANVELTINYDIQMFAEKIIKQAQEFLEFKSAQVIVLDAKTGEVLALVDYPNFDPNNFSYYANQGDLEIFQNSAIQKLYEPGSVMKPLTMAIAINEGRIKPEDTFFDPGMVKVSDRIIKNYRDRSWGKVNMTNILEYSINTGIVFVEQQIPHSIFLNYLDALGFFKELDIDLPGAVFSPNNSLKKGYDVNFATAAFGQGIEITPMHLIKAYTVFINEGKMLTPYIIKKVYKNGEILYEGEKRESSRIFSKETINILNNMLVSVVEQGYGKRAKVEGYWVAGKTGTAQIPWRNLGEDKIGYSDKVISSFIGYAPAHNPKFLMLVKLDQPKYDYNQEWSVTIIFHKIAKFILDYFNIPPDYDINNTSANK, encoded by the coding sequence ATGCGCATTAATTTTACTTTTTATTTACCATTAATTTTATTCTTGCTAATATGGGCTCTTTTATTATATAAAATTGCCGATGTCCAAATTATAAACAAAGATTATTACAAAGCCTTAGCCTTAGGACAAATATCTACTTATTTTAATAATAGTGGAGAAAGGGGGGATATTTTAGCCTCCAATGGTGAATTGTTGGCAACAGATGCTTATTTTAAAAACCTTTATTTAGACAAAGATAAAGCAAATGAAAACACTTACAAATTTCTCAAAGAACTTGGCTTTGAAATAAATGAAAAAGATGTAATAGATTTTCCTTCTTCTTTATATTTGGTCGAAGAAAGGCTGCCAGAAAAAAAAGTTGAGGAGGTTAACAAAAAAGCAAAAGAAAAAGGTATTGAAGGTATAATTATAAGAACAGAAAGCGCCAGATTTTATCCATCAAAATACGTTGCTTCAAAAGTTTTAGGTTTTGTTAATAAAGATGGCATCGGAGAGTATGGAATTGAAAAAGCAATGCAAGAATATTTAAAAGGAGAGCAGATAAGCAATTTTGATGTAGATGTTTCACCTCTTTTAACAAAAAAATTGGCAAAAGGAGCAAATGTTGAGTTAACGATAAATTATGATATTCAAATGTTTGCTGAAAAAATTATAAAACAAGCGCAAGAATTTTTGGAATTCAAGTCAGCGCAAGTTATAGTGTTAGACGCTAAAACAGGCGAAGTTTTAGCTTTGGTTGATTACCCAAATTTTGATCCTAACAACTTTTCTTATTATGCCAATCAAGGTGATTTAGAGATTTTTCAAAATTCTGCTATTCAAAAATTATATGAACCAGGATCTGTTATGAAGCCACTTACTATGGCAATTGCTATAAACGAGGGTCGTATAAAACCAGAAGATACTTTTTTTGATCCTGGAATGGTAAAAGTCTCAGATAGAATAATAAAAAATTACAGAGATAGAAGTTGGGGAAAGGTTAATATGACAAACATATTAGAATATTCAATAAACACAGGAATAGTTTTTGTTGAGCAACAAATACCTCATAGTATATTTTTAAACTATCTTGATGCTTTAGGGTTTTTCAAAGAATTAGATATTGATTTGCCGGGTGCTGTGTTTTCTCCAAATAATTCTTTAAAAAAAGGATATGATGTTAATTTTGCAACAGCTGCTTTTGGTCAGGGAATTGAGATAACGCCAATGCATTTAATAAAAGCCTATACTGTGTTTATTAATGAAGGGAAAATGTTAACTCCTTATATAATTAAAAAGGTTTATAAAAATGGAGAAATTTTATATGAAGGAGAGAAAAGGGAATCGTCGCGAATTTTTTCAAAAGAAACAATAAATATCTTAAATAATATGTTAGTAAGTGTTGTTGAACAAGGTTATGGTAAGAGGGCTAAGGTTGAAGGTTATTGGGTTGCTGGAAAAACAGGGACAGCTCAGATTCCGTGGAGAAATTTAGGGGAAGATAAAATTGGTTATTCTGACAAAGTGATTTCAAGCTTTATAGGTTATGCGCCAGCCCATAATCCAAAATTTTTAATGTTGGTTAAACTTGATCAACCTAAATATGATTATAATCAAGAATGGTCTGTAACTATAATTTTTCACAAAATAGCAAAGTTTATTTTGGACTACTTCAATATTCCGCCTGACTATGATATAAATAATACATCAGCCAATAAATAA
- the rsmH gene encoding Ribosomal RNA small subunit methyltransferase H encodes MNLEYSMHIPVLKEEVLKYLHPKKNENIIDATIDGLGHAKEIVKFIKPEGKIIGFEWTPEVYEIAQKIIEQENLKDNIKVVLENFANMENVVKEENFKNIKGVLFDLGYSNYHIEFIKRGFSFKYREQPLDMRYNPEKQILKASDIVNNYSVVELARIFREYGEERGAFKIAKYIVENRKKKIKTVGEFLEVLEKCVRRKSNIHFATKIFQALRIEVNRELENLEEGLEGALNILESGGRLVVISFHSLEDRIVKNFLKKAQKNNLAKILTKKPIVPSKKEVLENPKSRSAKLRALEKI; translated from the coding sequence ATGAACTTGGAATATAGTATGCACATACCAGTTTTGAAAGAAGAGGTTTTAAAATATCTGCACCCTAAAAAAAATGAAAACATAATAGACGCAACAATCGACGGACTTGGCCACGCAAAAGAGATTGTAAAGTTTATAAAGCCAGAAGGTAAAATTATTGGTTTTGAATGGACCCCTGAGGTTTATGAAATCGCGCAAAAAATTATCGAACAAGAAAACTTAAAAGATAATATAAAAGTTGTTTTAGAAAATTTTGCAAATATGGAAAATGTTGTAAAAGAAGAAAATTTTAAAAATATAAAAGGCGTATTATTTGACCTTGGATATTCTAACTATCATATAGAATTTATTAAAAGAGGTTTTTCCTTCAAATACAGAGAGCAGCCCTTGGATATGAGATATAATCCAGAAAAGCAGATTTTAAAAGCAAGCGATATAGTAAATAATTATTCAGTAGTTGAGTTAGCAAGAATTTTTAGAGAATATGGAGAGGAACGAGGCGCCTTCAAAATAGCAAAATATATTGTTGAAAATAGAAAAAAGAAAATAAAAACAGTTGGAGAGTTTCTTGAGGTTTTAGAAAAATGTGTGCGTCGAAAATCAAACATACATTTTGCAACAAAGATATTTCAGGCTTTAAGAATAGAAGTCAACAGAGAATTGGAAAACCTTGAAGAAGGTTTGGAAGGAGCATTAAATATTTTGGAAAGCGGGGGAAGATTGGTTGTAATTTCGTTTCATTCTTTGGAAGATAGAATAGTTAAAAATTTTTTAAAAAAAGCGCAAAAAAATAATTTAGCAAAAATATTAACAAAAAAGCCAATAGTGCCATCAAAAAAAGAAGTTTTGGAGAATCCAAAATCTAGATCAGCAAAGTTAAGAGCTTTAGAAAAAATATGA
- the mraZ gene encoding Transcriptional regulator MraZ has translation MFIGEYIYSIDEKKRLSIPSKFRKELGKKAVITRGIDNCLVLYPLKEWEKLAKKLESLPSSIKDARHFIRLMLAGAVDVSFDKLGRILIPDFLKDYAKLGKNVAILGLSNRIEIWDAKIWETQKKKSESMVEDMAEKLNELGI, from the coding sequence ATGTTCATAGGAGAATACATATATTCAATAGATGAGAAAAAAAGATTGTCTATTCCATCTAAATTTAGAAAAGAGTTGGGCAAGAAAGCTGTTATTACAAGGGGAATAGATAATTGTTTAGTTTTGTATCCATTAAAAGAGTGGGAAAAGTTAGCAAAAAAACTTGAGTCTTTGCCTTCTTCAATAAAAGACGCGAGACATTTTATAAGGTTGATGTTGGCAGGAGCAGTTGATGTTTCGTTTGATAAATTAGGAAGAATTTTAATACCAGATTTTTTGAAAGATTATGCAAAACTTGGGAAGAATGTAGCAATATTAGGATTATCAAACAGAATCGAAATATGGGATGCAAAGATTTGGGAGACACAAAAGAAAAAGTCAGAATCGATGGTTGAGGATATGGCAGAAAAATTAAATGAACTTGGAATATAG
- the clpC gene encoding ATP-dependent Clp protease ATP-binding subunit ClpC, protein MFSLKEAKLYRAIKLSQNPLFSYAKVFKKISFLFFVFFLVAFIYGFLMNNFSVSLNSKILGLLSLSLYFWILFSLLNSFFEEVIKKNTNKLNDDFKNNFNLADVLSFNTLKLIYETEDKFKEDFCCAVLYRLLSIKSKRIYFIFNRLLIDKNVFKKKLLDHIKTKKHSDKDIETIILSAAQRAKSYGKNVVQITDLFYSFCENNDLLKDFLLKNNISLDDVNEVILWVEKVRDLQKKSSRWWDKENLLLKGSIGREWSFGYTPTLDAFSFDWTRTRYAVYTEEVFGHDKELKELESILSKKGINNALIIGLVGSGRRSLIRKLAQKSFVGESVPELNFLRFVELDLKKMLTVSENMAQFEKLLNKIFNEVIEAGNIILIVEDIHNFTNTKREVGRVDITGILTPYLKSELFRIIAITDPSSYFRYIEDNKTFDSLFEKIQVREITPEEALQIIKMKALVKEYQYKKFISFKALKLIVNLCEKYIPNIPFPEKAIRILDEVFNYAKNLKVQIITEDIVYEVFSNRLGIPVGKIEEKEKERLLNLEELIHQRIIDQQEAVEEISSALRRARSEITIRKGPLGAFLFLGPTGVGKTETAKALADIYFGSEENIIRLDMSEFQNIEDVEKLIGGDNYPEGILSQKVKEKPFSLLLLDEIEKANLNILNLFLQVLDEGHLMDASGQRISFNHTIIIATSNAGYELIVKSIKEGKEMQSIKEELIDYLIQNSIFRPEFLNRFDAIVVFKNLSKEDLLEIANLMLTKLKKNLQDKGIEFVITEDVKEKIVKLGFNPIFGAREMRRVIQDKLEDEIAKALLKGELKAGDKFKFVVKGEVLLLEKIN, encoded by the coding sequence TTGTATTTTTGGATTTTGTTCTCGCTATTAAATTCTTTTTTTGAAGAGGTTATTAAAAAAAATACTAATAAATTAAATGATGATTTTAAAAATAACTTTAACTTGGCGGATGTTTTGAGTTTTAACACATTAAAACTTATTTACGAAACAGAAGATAAGTTTAAAGAGGATTTTTGTTGCGCTGTTTTATATAGACTTTTGTCTATTAAAAGCAAAAGAATATATTTTATTTTTAATAGATTATTAATTGATAAAAACGTTTTCAAAAAAAAACTTTTAGATCATATTAAAACAAAAAAACACTCTGATAAAGATATAGAAACTATAATTTTATCAGCTGCGCAAAGGGCTAAATCTTATGGAAAGAATGTTGTTCAAATAACTGATTTGTTTTATTCTTTTTGCGAGAATAATGATTTATTAAAAGATTTTTTATTAAAAAACAATATTTCCTTAGATGATGTTAATGAAGTAATTTTGTGGGTAGAAAAAGTAAGGGATTTGCAAAAGAAATCATCAAGGTGGTGGGATAAAGAAAATCTTTTGCTGAAGGGTAGTATTGGAAGGGAGTGGTCTTTTGGTTATACTCCAACTCTTGATGCTTTTTCTTTTGATTGGACGAGGACAAGATATGCCGTTTATACAGAAGAAGTTTTTGGACATGATAAAGAATTGAAAGAACTTGAAAGTATTTTGTCTAAAAAAGGAATAAACAACGCTTTAATTATTGGATTGGTTGGTTCTGGAAGACGAAGTTTAATCAGAAAATTGGCGCAAAAAAGTTTTGTTGGCGAGAGTGTTCCGGAATTAAATTTTTTAAGATTTGTTGAGTTGGACCTTAAAAAGATGCTGACTGTTTCAGAAAATATGGCTCAGTTCGAAAAGTTGTTAAACAAAATTTTTAATGAAGTGATTGAGGCTGGAAATATTATATTGATTGTTGAAGATATTCATAACTTTACTAATACAAAAAGGGAAGTTGGCAGAGTTGATATAACAGGAATTTTAACCCCGTATTTAAAATCAGAGCTTTTTAGAATAATAGCAATAACGGATCCATCTAGTTATTTTAGATATATAGAAGACAACAAAACTTTTGATTCTTTGTTTGAGAAAATTCAGGTAAGAGAAATAACTCCAGAAGAAGCTTTGCAGATAATTAAAATGAAAGCGTTAGTAAAAGAATATCAATACAAAAAATTTATTAGTTTTAAGGCTCTTAAATTAATAGTTAATTTGTGCGAAAAATATATTCCGAATATTCCATTTCCTGAAAAAGCCATAAGAATTTTAGATGAAGTTTTTAATTATGCCAAAAATTTAAAAGTTCAAATTATTACAGAAGATATTGTTTATGAAGTGTTTTCCAATAGGCTTGGCATACCGGTTGGAAAAATAGAAGAAAAAGAAAAAGAAAGACTTTTAAACTTAGAAGAGTTAATACATCAAAGAATAATAGATCAACAAGAAGCGGTTGAAGAAATATCATCTGCTTTAAGAAGAGCAAGAAGCGAGATTACTATAAGAAAAGGTCCTTTGGGAGCGTTTTTGTTTTTGGGTCCGACAGGTGTTGGTAAAACAGAAACGGCAAAGGCATTGGCTGATATTTATTTTGGTTCAGAAGAAAATATTATAAGGTTAGATATGTCAGAATTTCAAAATATTGAAGATGTAGAAAAATTAATAGGAGGAGATAATTATCCAGAAGGTATTTTATCTCAAAAAGTGAAAGAAAAACCATTTTCATTATTGTTGTTAGATGAGATAGAAAAAGCCAATTTAAATATCTTAAACTTATTTTTGCAGGTTTTAGATGAAGGGCATTTAATGGATGCTTCTGGCCAAAGAATAAGTTTTAATCACACCATTATAATAGCAACAAGTAATGCAGGATATGAGTTGATTGTGAAATCGATAAAAGAAGGAAAAGAAATGCAAAGCATTAAAGAGGAATTGATTGATTATTTAATACAAAACAGTATTTTTAGACCAGAATTTTTAAACAGGTTTGACGCAATAGTTGTTTTTAAGAATTTGTCGAAAGAAGATTTGTTGGAGATAGCAAATTTGATGCTAACAAAATTAAAGAAAAATTTACAAGATAAAGGTATAGAGTTTGTTATAACAGAAGATGTGAAAGAAAAAATAGTAAAGTTAGGTTTTAATCCAATTTTTGGAGCGAGAGAAATGAGAAGAGTTATACAAGACAAATTAGAAGATGAAATAGCAAAGGCATTGTTGAAAGGAGAGTTAAAAGCTGGCGACAAATTCAAATTCGTTGTTAAAGGAGAAGTTCTCTTATTAGAAAAAATAAACTAA